One Micromonospora sp. FIMYZ51 genomic window carries:
- a CDS encoding helix-turn-helix domain-containing protein: protein MDDELMTVPEVLATLNNVSRRTFYRWRELGIAPACIRLPNGELRISKKDLRIWLEQRREVAA, encoded by the coding sequence TTGGACGACGAACTGATGACCGTTCCGGAGGTGCTTGCCACGCTCAACAACGTCTCGCGCCGGACGTTCTACCGCTGGCGGGAACTCGGCATCGCTCCGGCCTGCATCCGGCTCCCCAATGGGGAACTGCGGATATCAAAGAAAGATCTCCGGATCTGGCTAGAGCAGCGGCGCGAGGTGGCAGCGTGA
- a CDS encoding helix-turn-helix transcriptional regulator produces the protein MSMTPLRQARQLRGWSKARLAHELERRAQGRHALATRTSLLRMISAWESGERDASDPYHSLLCEAYGQSADQLGLSGGTDRARSDIGLAYSVSLSQAASTLGDLSRFDEMKHTAVTLGRYMPDALNAACLDWLFGNATMDLPGEGKAVTPHDVDEIRAMTSTFDGLDRKFGGEHCRTMAVRYLRNRVLPQVRAPKPEKVGREIFNATAVLCELIGWMAYDTSRHSLAQRYFTQALRFAEAAGDRAYAAYVLTSMADQALYLGRPDQALRLAQVARDASLRAGVPVVITEASIFEARAHAAQGDETGCRRALIRAEESFHQIVPQDGPDWAKHWGTVLFASHAATCWIDLGQPKEARPLMQSVWESGKDQARRRVYAASQLARVALLDGDIEEATALGATALESAGGLTSHRSQEQLKQLRQRFVPHARHASVKEFEQRADFLLAS, from the coding sequence ATGAGCATGACGCCACTACGGCAAGCTCGGCAGTTGCGCGGCTGGTCGAAGGCTCGGCTCGCGCATGAGTTGGAACGCCGCGCGCAGGGCAGGCACGCCCTTGCGACACGGACGAGTTTGCTGCGAATGATCTCCGCCTGGGAGAGCGGCGAACGAGACGCCTCCGACCCGTACCATTCGCTGTTGTGCGAGGCGTACGGACAGAGCGCAGACCAGCTGGGGCTCAGCGGCGGCACCGATCGAGCCCGCTCGGACATCGGGCTCGCCTACAGCGTCTCGCTTAGCCAAGCGGCATCTACCCTCGGCGACCTATCGCGCTTCGATGAGATGAAACACACGGCGGTGACCCTTGGCAGGTACATGCCAGACGCGTTAAATGCGGCGTGTCTCGATTGGCTTTTTGGTAACGCAACCATGGACCTTCCGGGCGAAGGAAAAGCCGTAACGCCACACGATGTGGACGAAATTCGAGCAATGACAAGCACCTTCGACGGGCTCGACCGAAAATTCGGTGGAGAACATTGCCGGACGATGGCGGTACGTTACCTACGGAATCGAGTCTTGCCGCAGGTGCGAGCGCCAAAGCCGGAGAAGGTTGGAAGGGAAATCTTCAACGCTACAGCAGTTCTGTGCGAATTGATCGGTTGGATGGCCTACGACACCTCGCGTCACTCGCTTGCTCAGCGCTACTTCACCCAAGCGTTGCGCTTTGCGGAGGCTGCTGGCGACCGGGCCTACGCTGCCTATGTACTGACGAGCATGGCGGACCAGGCGTTGTATCTGGGGCGACCAGACCAGGCGCTGCGGCTTGCCCAAGTGGCACGAGACGCGAGCCTTCGAGCCGGTGTGCCGGTTGTGATCACGGAAGCATCCATCTTCGAAGCACGAGCCCATGCAGCCCAGGGCGACGAAACGGGGTGTAGAAGGGCTCTCATCAGGGCAGAGGAGAGCTTCCATCAAATCGTGCCTCAGGATGGCCCCGACTGGGCGAAGCATTGGGGCACTGTCCTCTTTGCCAGTCATGCCGCCACCTGCTGGATCGATCTGGGACAGCCGAAGGAGGCTCGGCCGCTCATGCAGTCTGTCTGGGAAAGCGGCAAGGACCAGGCGCGGCGGCGGGTCTATGCGGCTTCTCAGCTTGCCCGCGTGGCGCTCCTCGATGGCGACATCGAGGAGGCGACCGCCCTTGGCGCGACGGCTCTTGAATCAGCCGGCGGTCTCACATCCCACCGTTCGCAGGAGCAGCTGAAGCAGCTGCGGCAGAGATTCGTTCCCCACGCCCGTCATGCGTCCGTCAAGGAGTTTGAGCAGCGTGCTGACTTCCTCCTGGCAAGCTGA
- a CDS encoding RRQRL motif-containing zinc-binding protein: MTDFADHIGLKVRFYDPLGTRYGFPTFPYRMAPTGLATRRQLRAAGLRPGGHDPVAQILWRRGERVAYLYRLDWAKPKRTATPAQRAAIGKALLARRTCRYCGQVKPYYIPRRYGECLDCHEGSTP, encoded by the coding sequence GTGACCGACTTCGCCGACCACATCGGCCTCAAGGTCCGCTTCTACGACCCGCTCGGCACCCGCTACGGGTTCCCTACCTTTCCCTACCGGATGGCCCCCACCGGCCTGGCCACCCGCCGGCAACTCCGCGCCGCCGGCCTCCGTCCCGGTGGTCATGACCCGGTCGCGCAGATCCTCTGGCGACGCGGTGAGCGGGTCGCCTACCTCTACCGCCTCGACTGGGCCAAACCCAAGCGCACCGCCACTCCGGCTCAACGCGCAGCGATCGGCAAAGCGCTGCTTGCTCGGCGGACCTGCCGCTACTGCGGCCAGGTCAAGCCCTACTACATCCCCCGCCGCTACGGCGAATGCCTCGACTGCCACGAAGGGAGCACCCCGTGA
- a CDS encoding TrkA family potassium uptake protein codes for MADIRSEPVVVIGLGRFGSALALELVKRGTEVLGIDHRPKVVQSLVGQIPHVITADSTDIEALRQLGVGDFDRAVVAIGTDIQASILTTSLLSELGISDIWAKAVSGQHRNILTRVGAHHVIAPEHDMGERTAHLLTGRILDYVEVDADFAVIKTKPPHDVVGMPLRESRLRSRWGVTVVAVKPEASVGGRRTGFTHATPDTVLSYGDLILVVGQVDNVERFAAAE; via the coding sequence TTGGCTGACATCCGCAGCGAGCCGGTGGTGGTGATCGGCCTGGGCCGCTTCGGCAGCGCTCTGGCCCTGGAACTGGTCAAGCGGGGCACCGAGGTCCTCGGCATCGACCACCGCCCAAAGGTCGTGCAGAGTCTCGTGGGGCAGATCCCGCACGTGATCACCGCAGACTCGACCGACATCGAGGCCCTGCGCCAACTGGGCGTCGGAGACTTCGACCGGGCCGTCGTGGCGATCGGGACCGACATCCAGGCCAGCATCCTCACCACGTCCCTGCTGTCCGAGCTCGGCATCTCCGATATCTGGGCGAAGGCCGTCAGCGGGCAGCACCGCAACATCCTCACCCGCGTCGGCGCCCATCACGTCATCGCGCCCGAACACGACATGGGCGAACGCACCGCCCACCTGCTCACCGGCCGAATCCTCGACTACGTCGAGGTCGACGCAGACTTCGCCGTCATCAAGACCAAACCGCCACACGACGTGGTCGGCATGCCGCTGCGTGAGTCCCGGCTGCGCAGCCGGTGGGGGGTGACCGTGGTGGCGGTGAAACCGGAGGCCAGCGTCGGCGGCCGACGAACCGGCTTCACCCACGCGACCCCCGACACCGTCCTAAGCTACGGCGATCTGATCCTGGTGGTCGGCCAGGTCGACAACGTCGAGCGATTCGCCGCCGCGGAGTAA
- a CDS encoding NUDIX hydrolase, with translation MTLADDLSAEGEPEREFNPGIAQRLPRKRVAGGALIRDRAGRILFVVPGYKPFLDIPGGIADADESPLAACRREVREEIGLDLPISRLLVVDWMPTHGIWPDGLMFIFDGGQLDDDQAEALKPTDDELTGLRFLTYEEAVGQLRPSMARRVGSALHALTEGQPRYAEFGRS, from the coding sequence GTGACGCTGGCTGACGACCTTTCTGCCGAGGGCGAACCAGAACGCGAGTTCAACCCTGGCATCGCTCAGCGACTTCCGCGCAAGCGGGTAGCCGGTGGAGCACTCATCCGCGACCGAGCCGGACGCATCCTGTTCGTCGTGCCCGGCTACAAGCCCTTCCTCGACATCCCAGGCGGGATCGCGGATGCTGACGAGTCGCCTTTGGCCGCCTGCCGTCGAGAGGTCCGGGAAGAGATCGGACTGGACCTGCCGATTAGCCGACTACTAGTAGTCGACTGGATGCCCACCCACGGCATCTGGCCTGATGGGTTGATGTTCATCTTCGACGGCGGCCAGCTCGACGACGACCAGGCCGAGGCCCTCAAACCGACCGACGACGAACTAACCGGTCTCCGCTTCCTCACTTATGAGGAAGCGGTGGGGCAGCTGCGCCCATCGATGGCACGTCGGGTCGGATCGGCGCTTCACGCCCTCACGGAGGGACAGCCACGCTACGCCGAGTTCGGCCGTTCCTGA
- a CDS encoding FtsK/SpoIIIE domain-containing protein, with the protein MSVVTEPAPVPVGPGLSMFDPIFIGIDEFGQPVYITLAYRNLLAGGEPGGGKSGLLNCIAAHAALCVDSRLVLLDGKLVELGQWEDCADAFIGPDITAALDVLRRLQLVMNNRYAWLRAHNRRKVTAADGLSVITVLVDEIAFYSATVGAKQEQEEFVALLRDLVARGRAAGIPVVAATQRPSFDIIPTSLRDLFGYRAAFRCTTPNSSNIVLGHGWAEQGYSATDIAPTNQGAAYLIAEGGVPRRIKVAYLTDAQISGIADYAAWIRRPGTITTPPGSPADWGMAA; encoded by the coding sequence ATGTCCGTTGTTACGGAACCGGCTCCGGTGCCGGTGGGTCCTGGCCTGTCGATGTTCGACCCGATCTTCATCGGCATCGACGAGTTCGGCCAGCCCGTCTACATCACCCTCGCCTACCGCAACCTCCTCGCCGGTGGTGAACCCGGCGGAGGCAAGTCCGGCTTGCTCAACTGCATCGCCGCTCACGCCGCCCTCTGCGTCGACTCCCGCCTCGTGCTCTTGGACGGCAAGCTCGTTGAGCTTGGCCAGTGGGAAGACTGCGCTGACGCGTTCATCGGCCCCGACATCACCGCCGCCCTCGACGTCCTGCGTCGCCTCCAGCTGGTGATGAACAACCGCTACGCCTGGCTGCGCGCCCACAACCGGCGCAAGGTCACCGCCGCCGACGGCCTGTCCGTCATCACGGTCCTGGTCGACGAGATTGCCTTCTACTCCGCCACCGTCGGTGCCAAGCAGGAACAGGAAGAGTTCGTCGCTCTCCTGCGCGACCTGGTCGCCCGGGGACGCGCCGCCGGTATCCCGGTGGTCGCCGCTACCCAGCGGCCGTCGTTCGACATCATTCCCACCTCGCTGCGGGACCTGTTCGGCTACCGCGCCGCGTTCCGCTGCACCACCCCCAACAGCTCCAACATCGTCCTCGGTCACGGCTGGGCCGAACAGGGCTACTCCGCTACCGATATCGCCCCCACCAACCAGGGCGCCGCATACCTGATCGCCGAAGGCGGTGTCCCGCGCCGCATCAAAGTCGCCTACCTGACCGACGCCCAAATCTCCGGCATCGCGGATTACGCCGCGTGGATCCGCCGGCCCGGCACCATCACCACCCCGCCCGGCTCCCCCGCTGACTGGGGAATGGCGGCATGA
- a CDS encoding replication initiator yields the protein MASTLDLTPRTALARGVGSNADTTPPVYDYTTAGSAYLRATQPDYYGWLEHVRAAAGCTRPIRLAGQLLHVEPSTGRVLDARHTDAMPDAAIYTACGNRRATVCPSCAHTYQRDAYQLLRAGLVGGKGVPATVAAHPAVFATFTAPSFGTVHTRTVKRHTCANRRRRCDCRAEPCHARRATDPTAGLCPHGQPSVCWARHEPGDAILGRPLCLDCYDHGHQVVWNLFSGELWHRTKQAAERWLAKLARRRAIPRVEVVTASGNIRKVPPVRLSPGKVAELQARGAVHFHAIARLDGVHPTDPTAVVPPPAGFTVDDLVGALRHAAAQITFHTPEHPDRPGGWPIAWGEQVDLRPIDTTTGHGEVTDGMVAGYLAKYATKSTEATGHTSTRLTADSIGDYADPDGDHTARLIDACWRIGRPTHTPVPLSQRPRDPRPRPGFTQPWECPDCGTHTRYAACPVCVAERQAALDTEPTKPATGNPYARLRRWAHMLGFGGHFLTKGRRYSVTFQLLRDTRVSFRRHEHHDQADEHPGTLRAVDHHDDTTTLIVGTLTFAGVGWHTTGDALLAATAAAMARERRSAGREELAHELSTTPTGSAPAAA from the coding sequence ATGGCGTCGACGCTGGACCTCACACCCCGGACCGCTCTGGCCCGGGGTGTGGGCTCGAACGCCGACACCACCCCACCCGTCTACGACTACACCACCGCCGGCTCCGCCTACCTGCGCGCCACCCAACCCGACTACTACGGCTGGCTGGAGCACGTCCGCGCCGCCGCCGGCTGCACCCGCCCGATCCGCCTCGCCGGCCAGCTCCTCCACGTCGAGCCGTCCACGGGCCGCGTGCTGGATGCCCGGCACACCGATGCCATGCCCGACGCCGCGATCTACACCGCCTGCGGCAACCGCCGCGCCACCGTCTGCCCCTCCTGCGCGCACACCTACCAACGCGACGCCTACCAACTCCTGCGCGCCGGCCTCGTCGGCGGCAAAGGCGTCCCGGCAACCGTCGCCGCGCACCCGGCCGTGTTCGCCACCTTCACCGCACCATCCTTCGGCACCGTCCACACCCGCACCGTCAAACGCCACACCTGCGCCAACCGCCGCCGCCGCTGCGACTGCCGGGCCGAACCATGCCACGCCCGCCGCGCCACCGACCCCACCGCCGGCCTCTGCCCCCACGGCCAACCCTCCGTGTGCTGGGCCAGACACGAACCCGGTGATGCCATCCTCGGTCGGCCGCTGTGCCTGGACTGCTACGACCACGGCCACCAGGTCGTGTGGAATCTGTTCTCCGGGGAGTTGTGGCACCGCACCAAACAAGCCGCGGAACGCTGGCTGGCCAAACTCGCCCGCCGTCGCGCCATTCCCCGCGTCGAGGTCGTCACCGCCTCCGGCAACATCCGCAAGGTCCCTCCGGTGCGGCTCTCGCCCGGCAAGGTCGCGGAGTTGCAGGCGCGGGGAGCGGTGCACTTCCACGCCATCGCCCGCCTCGACGGCGTCCACCCCACCGACCCCACCGCCGTCGTCCCACCCCCGGCCGGCTTCACCGTCGACGACCTCGTGGGCGCGCTCCGGCACGCCGCCGCGCAGATCACCTTCCACACCCCGGAGCACCCCGACCGGCCCGGCGGGTGGCCGATCGCCTGGGGCGAGCAGGTCGACCTACGGCCGATCGACACCACCACCGGGCACGGTGAAGTCACTGACGGCATGGTCGCCGGCTACCTTGCCAAGTACGCCACGAAAAGCACTGAGGCCACCGGGCACACCTCCACCCGCCTGACCGCCGATTCGATCGGGGACTACGCCGACCCCGACGGCGACCACACCGCCCGCCTCATCGACGCCTGCTGGCGCATCGGCCGACCCACCCACACACCCGTGCCGCTATCCCAGCGGCCCCGCGACCCCCGGCCCCGGCCCGGCTTCACCCAGCCGTGGGAGTGCCCCGACTGCGGCACCCACACCCGCTACGCCGCCTGCCCCGTCTGCGTCGCCGAACGTCAAGCCGCCCTTGACACCGAACCGACGAAACCCGCCACCGGCAACCCCTACGCTCGGCTACGCCGATGGGCTCACATGCTCGGCTTCGGCGGCCACTTCCTCACCAAAGGCCGCCGCTACTCGGTCACCTTCCAACTGCTGCGCGACACCCGCGTCAGCTTCCGGCGACACGAGCATCATGACCAGGCCGACGAGCACCCCGGCACGCTCCGCGCTGTCGACCACCACGACGACACCACAACCCTCATCGTCGGCACCCTCACCTTCGCCGGCGTCGGCTGGCACACCACCGGAGACGCTCTGCTCGCCGCCACCGCCGCCGCCATGGCCAGAGAGCGACGAAGCGCCGGCCGCGAAGAACTCGCCCACGAACTCAGCACCACCCCGACCGGCAGTGCACCGGCTGCCGCGTGA
- a CDS encoding DNA methyltransferase translates to MASLFSRNRLRDAAKLISNEQIQEHLAIVRTWRDDYHRGSLKKDKETSREQAYNQDFFMRILGYREKPATPYTFEPKATTLKHQLPDAVLGYTDASTQTENIAAVLELKGASVALDRPQRREGNMSPVQQGFKYKTQYRRCPFVIVSNFYELRLYNDNQLDFELWTLDDLLEPANDYLNFKSFYTLLHANNLTSRQGPSKTEDLLIDIRVEQENIGKQFFEEYRTTRLELLRDIYRNNPPVRANFGIGIEKGQKILDRIVFACFAEDAGLLPDNIIERVVTHADQSAFDETLWSAFTRFFDAVDVGSPRLGIPQGYNGGLFAADKVLNALRISDETMRRVTRLSRYDFSEHLSVNILGHIFEQSISDLEEIRSKVSQAATGEALVDLQRDSARKGGGIYYTPEYIVRYIVDNTVGLYLREAEERLKEKHGLKGSIQEATYARRERQAYLEYQSVLQKIRILDPACGSGAFLVYAFDYLLAENRRVDAILGGDLLGTEDYVRFILRNNLFGVDLNDESVEITKLSLWLKTARRGQQLTSLDENIRCGNSLIADPALAGRKAFDWEAEFPDAFKSGGFDVVVGNPPYVSALELSRHLSSEEKKYLKKNYRTSVGTVDLYIYFFEKALTVIKDGGKMAYISPNRFLSASYGRALREWLVSTFKISQLIDYSDKRVFEDASTYPVIAFIDAVRPDSHYVVRSGKIDEETKLPELYEMESSKLSLLNDTILGFLLNDKLPLTEKVFNACVPLTIAGKINATSTAAEADDFAALIGEVTGFKLINTGTIDPFSNHWGLRPFKKQGKQFLKPRLPADAALLGQGRMDLYRSPKIIVSKIGLTCEAFYDSGGDYASIDTNCIHSFADDFAPEYILCWLNSTLYNYVFECLFDGLRMAGGYLLYSAPNLRNTPIKRITLDEQARFVDAARRLQELYQALNETNDRVRTLLTVGLQASKLPTRLGSWWRLDFPEFVKSLKVKVSFEQSEQLLALFQKYAPRLTGLEDDIKQIRDAVDFWFYEIFELTAAEVAELRKATSVQNLSAEPAG, encoded by the coding sequence GTGGCGAGCCTCTTCAGTCGTAACAGGCTGCGTGACGCAGCGAAGCTCATTAGCAACGAGCAAATCCAGGAACACCTGGCGATTGTGAGGACTTGGCGCGATGACTATCACCGTGGCAGCCTGAAAAAGGACAAGGAAACGAGCCGCGAGCAGGCCTACAACCAGGACTTCTTCATGCGTATCTTGGGATACCGGGAGAAGCCAGCCACGCCCTACACATTCGAACCCAAGGCTACTACCCTCAAGCACCAGCTCCCCGATGCTGTTCTCGGATACACGGATGCTTCAACGCAGACTGAGAACATTGCAGCCGTCCTGGAACTCAAGGGTGCTTCCGTTGCACTCGACCGCCCGCAGCGGCGCGAGGGCAACATGAGCCCGGTCCAGCAAGGCTTCAAATACAAGACTCAGTACAGGCGGTGCCCGTTTGTAATTGTAAGCAACTTCTATGAGCTTCGACTGTACAACGACAATCAGTTGGACTTCGAGCTTTGGACGCTCGATGACCTACTTGAACCGGCCAACGACTACCTGAATTTCAAGTCATTCTACACTCTGCTCCACGCCAACAATCTCACGTCTAGGCAGGGGCCCTCTAAAACAGAAGATCTCCTGATCGACATTCGCGTCGAGCAGGAGAACATCGGGAAGCAGTTTTTCGAAGAATACCGAACAACTCGTCTCGAACTCCTGCGAGACATCTATCGGAACAATCCTCCGGTCCGCGCCAACTTCGGCATAGGCATTGAGAAAGGGCAGAAGATCCTGGACCGGATCGTCTTCGCTTGCTTCGCAGAGGACGCCGGACTCCTCCCCGACAACATCATCGAGCGCGTCGTCACGCATGCCGACCAGTCTGCATTTGACGAGACGCTGTGGAGCGCCTTCACGCGGTTCTTCGACGCTGTTGACGTAGGCAGCCCGAGGCTTGGTATTCCCCAAGGGTATAACGGCGGTCTCTTTGCCGCCGACAAGGTCCTAAACGCGCTGCGAATCTCGGATGAAACAATGCGGCGTGTTACAAGACTGAGCCGCTATGACTTCAGTGAACATCTGAGCGTCAACATTCTCGGGCACATCTTCGAGCAGTCGATTTCAGATCTCGAAGAGATTCGATCGAAGGTTTCCCAGGCCGCCACCGGCGAAGCGCTAGTCGACCTCCAGCGAGACAGCGCACGCAAGGGCGGCGGGATCTACTATACGCCGGAATACATTGTTCGGTATATCGTGGACAACACTGTTGGTCTCTACTTGAGGGAGGCCGAGGAGCGCCTCAAGGAGAAGCATGGACTTAAGGGGTCGATCCAAGAGGCGACATATGCTCGCCGTGAGCGGCAGGCGTATCTTGAGTATCAGAGCGTTCTACAAAAAATCCGCATTCTTGACCCTGCTTGCGGATCTGGCGCGTTTCTTGTTTACGCCTTTGACTATCTCTTGGCGGAGAATAGGAGAGTGGACGCCATTCTCGGAGGCGACCTTCTTGGGACGGAAGACTATGTGAGGTTCATTCTCCGCAATAACTTGTTCGGCGTCGACTTGAACGATGAATCCGTCGAGATCACCAAGCTTAGTCTGTGGCTAAAGACAGCCCGACGAGGCCAACAGCTCACATCTCTCGATGAAAACATTCGGTGCGGAAACAGCCTCATCGCTGACCCTGCGCTCGCAGGACGGAAGGCGTTCGATTGGGAAGCGGAGTTTCCGGATGCCTTTAAGAGCGGCGGGTTTGATGTGGTGGTGGGTAACCCGCCCTATGTGAGCGCACTGGAACTGAGTAGGCATCTGTCGAGTGAAGAGAAGAAGTATCTCAAGAAGAACTACCGAACCTCCGTCGGTACGGTTGATCTCTATATCTACTTCTTCGAGAAGGCGCTCACAGTCATCAAGGACGGCGGAAAGATGGCCTACATCTCTCCCAACCGTTTTCTCTCGGCGTCCTACGGCAGAGCCTTGCGCGAATGGCTGGTCTCTACTTTTAAAATCAGCCAGCTAATCGATTACTCGGACAAGCGGGTATTCGAGGACGCCAGCACGTACCCCGTCATCGCCTTCATCGACGCTGTGCGGCCTGACTCTCATTATGTCGTCAGGTCGGGAAAGATTGATGAGGAGACGAAACTGCCTGAGCTCTACGAGATGGAGTCCTCCAAGCTAAGCCTGCTTAATGACACCATCCTCGGATTCCTGCTCAACGACAAGCTGCCGCTCACTGAAAAGGTCTTCAATGCGTGCGTTCCGCTAACCATCGCAGGTAAGATCAATGCCACCTCGACGGCTGCGGAGGCTGACGACTTCGCGGCACTCATCGGTGAAGTTACCGGGTTTAAACTGATCAACACTGGAACCATCGACCCATTTTCTAACCACTGGGGGTTGCGACCTTTTAAGAAGCAGGGCAAGCAGTTCCTCAAGCCGCGGTTGCCGGCCGACGCCGCTTTGCTCGGTCAGGGCCGCATGGACCTCTACAGATCCCCAAAGATCATCGTTTCGAAGATCGGCCTTACGTGCGAAGCGTTCTACGATTCCGGCGGTGACTACGCCTCAATTGACACTAACTGCATTCACTCGTTTGCGGACGATTTCGCGCCTGAGTACATCCTCTGTTGGCTGAACTCGACTCTGTACAATTATGTGTTCGAATGCCTATTCGATGGCCTGAGGATGGCTGGCGGATATCTTCTCTATTCTGCCCCTAACTTGAGAAACACTCCCATAAAGCGGATTACCCTTGACGAGCAAGCTCGATTTGTCGACGCGGCAAGGAGGCTCCAGGAGCTGTACCAGGCGCTAAACGAAACGAACGACCGCGTGAGAACGCTGCTGACTGTTGGCCTTCAAGCCTCGAAACTGCCGACCCGGCTCGGAAGCTGGTGGCGGCTCGATTTTCCCGAGTTCGTAAAGTCTTTGAAGGTCAAGGTGTCCTTCGAGCAGTCTGAGCAGTTGCTTGCGCTGTTTCAAAAGTACGCCCCGAGGCTTACGGGGCTTGAGGACGACATCAAGCAGATCCGGGATGCCGTCGACTTTTGGTTCTACGAAATCTTTGAGTTGACGGCTGCCGAGGTTGCAGAGTTGCGAAAGGCCACCTCGGTCCAGAACCTATCTGCGGAACCGGCTGGCTGA
- a CDS encoding tyrosine-type recombinase/integrase, with amino-acid sequence MKSRRVRIWAIKTNTNAAEGGRKKGKRSYTVRWVIAGREKSRTFTTRALADSFRSDLMQAANQGEAFDVGTGLPDSMTEAPTAVTWLDFTTKYVDMKWPGAAAKSRGSMTEALATVTAALVKDADGRPPVELLRRALLDHVLPPPARGLDMPPDIADAVRWLRQFSLPLSDLREAGTVRRVLDVLAVKLDGKPAAATTVRRKRSVFYNALQYAVELEELEFNPIDKLRVRSQRKKVAEVVDRRVVVNQHQALELLIALTYVGQRGTAKRGERLVGFFACLYFAALRPGEALGLREQDCDLPAKGWGRLTLAKSRPQAGKRWTDSGQVHDDRGLKHRAEDEPRSVPIPPALVTILREHIERYGVASDGRLFRSDRGNVVASSTYSRVWEAARRLALTPRQVASPLAGRPYDLRHAAVSLWLNAGVPATEVAERAGHSVDVLLKVYAKCIDGEEATVNSRIDKALTGLAWPV; translated from the coding sequence GTGAAGTCTCGCCGCGTCCGTATCTGGGCGATCAAGACCAACACCAACGCTGCGGAAGGTGGTCGGAAGAAGGGGAAGCGGTCGTACACGGTTCGTTGGGTGATCGCCGGCCGCGAGAAGTCCCGGACGTTCACCACGCGGGCGCTGGCTGACAGCTTCCGATCCGACCTGATGCAGGCCGCCAACCAGGGCGAGGCATTCGATGTCGGCACCGGGCTCCCAGACTCGATGACCGAAGCTCCGACGGCAGTAACGTGGTTAGATTTCACCACGAAGTACGTCGACATGAAGTGGCCCGGCGCAGCGGCGAAGTCGCGCGGCAGCATGACCGAAGCGCTTGCCACCGTTACAGCGGCGCTCGTCAAGGACGCCGATGGACGGCCGCCGGTCGAGCTCCTTCGTCGGGCACTGCTAGACCATGTGTTGCCACCGCCGGCCCGTGGTCTGGACATGCCACCGGACATTGCCGACGCAGTGCGCTGGTTACGTCAGTTCTCGCTGCCATTGTCTGACCTGCGGGAAGCAGGGACCGTTCGGCGGGTGCTCGACGTCCTGGCGGTGAAGCTCGACGGCAAGCCGGCCGCCGCGACCACCGTGCGTCGGAAGCGGTCGGTGTTCTACAACGCCCTTCAGTACGCGGTCGAGCTGGAGGAGTTGGAGTTCAACCCGATCGACAAGCTCCGCGTGCGTTCGCAGCGCAAGAAGGTCGCCGAGGTCGTCGACCGGCGGGTGGTCGTCAATCAGCACCAGGCGTTGGAACTGCTGATCGCCCTCACGTACGTCGGTCAACGTGGAACGGCCAAACGCGGTGAGCGCCTGGTCGGCTTCTTCGCGTGCCTGTACTTCGCCGCGCTCCGTCCCGGTGAGGCGCTGGGGCTCCGGGAGCAGGACTGCGACCTTCCCGCGAAGGGATGGGGTCGACTGACGCTGGCGAAGAGTCGCCCACAGGCCGGTAAGCGGTGGACCGACAGCGGCCAGGTTCACGACGATCGCGGACTGAAACACCGTGCCGAAGATGAGCCACGCAGCGTTCCGATCCCGCCGGCTCTGGTGACAATCCTGCGAGAGCACATCGAACGGTATGGGGTCGCCTCGGATGGGCGCCTGTTCCGTAGCGACCGGGGCAACGTCGTCGCCTCCTCGACGTACTCCCGGGTATGGGAAGCGGCGCGACGTCTGGCGCTGACTCCACGTCAGGTTGCTTCCCCGCTCGCTGGCCGACCGTACGACCTGCGGCACGCTGCCGTGTCGTTGTGGCTCAACGCTGGCGTACCGGCAACCGAGGTCGCCGAACGGGCCGGCCACTCCGTCGACGTGCTGCTCAAGGTCTACGCCAAGTGCATCGATGGCGAAGAGGCCACCGTCAACAGCCGGATTGACAAGGCCCTGACCGGCCTAGCCTGGCCCGTATGA